The following coding sequences are from one uncultured Desulfobacter sp. window:
- a CDS encoding GNAT family N-acetyltransferase, with amino-acid sequence MINIQIKNAVADNVDEITTLYLKSVHTHFKGTLPDEELAMWKYENESQRFMNQIAAKEMRIRILQSDNNEIIGFTRFGADPDNPENGNLESIFVKDIYHNRKYGTLLFKDTQSELLAMGFNHMILWTPTKGIAHSFYQKLGGKKCGQKINEIHFDLTAYSWMLKKHSN; translated from the coding sequence ATGATCAATATTCAAATAAAAAATGCTGTCGCTGATAATGTTGACGAAATAACAACATTATATCTCAAATCCGTTCATACTCATTTTAAAGGAACTCTTCCAGATGAAGAATTGGCCATGTGGAAATATGAAAATGAAAGCCAGCGTTTTATGAACCAGATTGCCGCCAAAGAAATGAGAATTCGGATACTTCAATCTGATAATAATGAGATTATAGGATTTACCCGTTTTGGGGCTGATCCTGATAATCCGGAAAATGGTAATTTAGAGTCAATTTTTGTCAAGGATATATATCATAATAGAAAATATGGAACGCTATTGTTTAAGGATACGCAATCAGAATTGCTGGCTATGGGATTTAATCATATGATCCTCTGGACGCCCACTAAAGGAATTGCTCATAGTTTTTATCAAAAGCTTGGTGGCAAAAAATGCGGACAGAAAATTAATGAAATTCATTTTGACCTTACTGCATATTCATGGATGCTAAAAAAGCACTCCAACTGA
- a CDS encoding ATP-binding protein — translation MPRFYIVIAAIWLLACNALCCAGTPEAVGRRSQRILYLNSYNNGYAWSDNILEGIRSVLPKESQSLNFQMEYLDAKRYENEQMQTILFAYFKAKFARDRFDVIITSDNNALDLVMKYRSDLFAGVPIVFCGINDYHPSMIAGQPAVTGIAETVAFKENMDIIRRMHPKARKMVIIGTNSVTSRAIINEIRQSIEQEKIDFSFTFKTGFHPQELKNGIPDYLADLSRDSVLYIVTGGSEVGDGKLYSIQEITAMICRATDRPVYSSWEFLMGTGIVGGKLASGLAQGKAVARMALRILDGEDPAHIPVKKDEGHAYIFDHNVLKRLGVDMALLPEGSRIINEPYDFYRLNRRVFWLIISGLLVLASMVVLLAVSMAQKKRANQAMEKSKMQLQLILDNIPHLVFWQDMNLNLVDVNLSFLKFFKIRDKAEIINRDISSVPDLAHTAEESRQLGREVLETAAPFHARLLKIQRSDQEQVWLEINKVPLLDKKNRVAGVLSTAEDITKKINLEKQLAQAQKMEALGILSGGIAHDFNNILTSIINSTELAMDDVPEGSLTHQDLARVLSAGKRGAELVKQILTFSRPGHVRFRKLDLARVVKDAMALVETSLPGNIEVVKHMAQGKFMCRGDAIQIHQVVMNLCTNAFQALGGKSGRIEVKLDERVLTNPDPDSDDTFNLPPGHYVELTISDNGPGIDPEILDKVFDPFFSTKGKNIGTGLGLSMVHGIVQGHNGAISLTSKSYDLTRFTVLLPRMDQVEDEERPAENDVCLGQGTILFVEDDPEQRQSVPRIIEKLGYLVTAADSASQALALIRQNPSGFDLVITDYDMPKISGLELARQLARILPGLPVIMVSGRNVEFSRQESSNIKQFIVKPYDKGILSRGINEVLCPPARSH, via the coding sequence ATGCCCAGATTTTATATAGTTATTGCCGCCATCTGGCTATTGGCGTGTAACGCTTTATGTTGCGCAGGAACGCCGGAAGCAGTTGGCCGCAGAAGCCAGCGTATTCTTTATCTGAACTCCTACAACAACGGCTACGCCTGGTCCGACAATATTCTTGAAGGCATTCGGTCGGTGCTTCCCAAAGAGAGCCAGAGCCTCAATTTCCAGATGGAGTACCTGGATGCCAAGCGGTATGAAAATGAACAAATGCAAACCATTTTGTTCGCCTATTTTAAGGCTAAATTTGCCCGGGACCGGTTTGATGTGATCATCACATCGGACAACAATGCCCTGGATTTAGTCATGAAATATCGGTCTGATCTGTTTGCCGGGGTGCCCATTGTGTTTTGCGGCATCAACGATTACCACCCTTCCATGATCGCAGGGCAGCCCGCTGTCACTGGGATCGCAGAGACCGTGGCGTTCAAGGAAAATATGGACATCATCCGCCGTATGCACCCCAAGGCCCGAAAAATGGTGATTATAGGCACCAACAGTGTCACCTCCCGGGCCATTATTAATGAAATCCGTCAGTCCATTGAACAGGAAAAGATTGACTTTTCTTTTACTTTCAAGACCGGATTTCACCCCCAAGAGCTTAAAAACGGCATACCGGATTATCTGGCAGATCTTTCCCGGGATAGCGTGCTTTACATTGTGACGGGGGGCTCCGAAGTGGGAGACGGTAAGCTTTACAGTATCCAGGAGATTACGGCCATGATTTGCCGGGCAACAGACCGGCCCGTGTACTCCTCCTGGGAATTTCTCATGGGGACCGGCATTGTGGGGGGAAAACTTGCCTCGGGCCTGGCCCAGGGAAAGGCCGTTGCCCGGATGGCCCTGCGTATCCTGGACGGTGAAGATCCGGCCCATATCCCTGTGAAAAAGGACGAAGGCCACGCCTATATTTTTGACCATAACGTTCTTAAACGCCTGGGGGTGGATATGGCTTTGCTGCCCGAGGGCAGCAGAATCATCAATGAACCCTATGATTTTTACCGGCTAAACCGGAGGGTTTTCTGGCTGATCATTTCAGGGCTTCTGGTTTTGGCCTCCATGGTGGTGCTTTTAGCGGTCAGCATGGCCCAGAAAAAGAGGGCCAACCAGGCCATGGAAAAATCCAAGATGCAGCTCCAATTGATTCTGGATAATATTCCCCATCTGGTTTTCTGGCAGGATATGAATCTGAACCTGGTGGATGTGAACCTCTCATTTCTCAAATTTTTTAAAATCCGGGACAAAGCCGAAATCATCAACCGGGACATTTCATCTGTGCCGGACCTGGCCCACACCGCCGAAGAGTCCCGGCAACTGGGCCGTGAAGTGCTTGAAACCGCTGCCCCGTTCCATGCCCGGCTGCTGAAAATCCAGCGCAGCGACCAGGAACAGGTGTGGCTGGAAATCAATAAAGTCCCCCTGCTTGATAAAAAGAACCGGGTGGCCGGTGTATTGAGTACGGCCGAAGATATTACCAAAAAAATCAACCTGGAAAAACAGCTGGCCCAGGCCCAGAAGATGGAGGCATTGGGTATCCTGTCCGGGGGCATTGCCCATGATTTCAATAATATCCTGACATCCATCATCAACTCCACCGAGCTTGCCATGGACGATGTGCCCGAAGGTTCTTTAACCCACCAGGACCTTGCACGGGTGCTTTCGGCAGGCAAACGGGGGGCGGAACTGGTCAAACAGATTCTCACCTTCAGCCGCCCCGGCCATGTCCGGTTCAGAAAACTGGATCTGGCCCGGGTGGTCAAAGACGCCATGGCATTGGTGGAGACATCGCTTCCCGGCAATATTGAGGTGGTCAAACACATGGCCCAGGGCAAGTTTATGTGCCGGGGGGACGCCATCCAGATTCATCAGGTGGTGATGAACCTGTGTACCAATGCGTTCCAGGCTTTGGGCGGGAAAAGCGGCCGCATTGAAGTGAAGCTGGATGAGCGGGTGTTGACCAACCCCGATCCGGACAGTGACGATACGTTTAACCTGCCCCCGGGCCACTATGTTGAACTGACCATTTCGGACAACGGCCCAGGCATTGATCCTGAAATCCTGGATAAGGTGTTTGATCCCTTTTTCTCCACCAAGGGTAAAAATATCGGAACCGGGCTGGGGCTCTCCATGGTTCACGGTATTGTCCAGGGGCATAACGGGGCCATTTCATTGACCAGCAAATCCTATGATCTGACCCGCTTTACGGTGCTTTTACCCCGCATGGACCAGGTGGAGGATGAGGAGCGACCCGCCGAAAACGACGTCTGCCTGGGCCAGGGCACCATTTTATTTGTGGAGGACGACCCCGAACAGCGCCAAAGCGTGCCCCGGATTATCGAAAAGCTGGGGTATCTGGTCACTGCCGCGGACAGCGCAAGCCAGGCCCTGGCGTTGATTCGGCAAAATCCGTCGGGCTTTGACCTGGTCATCACCGACTATGACATGCCCAAAATTTCCGGCCTGGAACTGGCCCGGCAACTGGCCCGGATACTGCCGGGGCTGCCCGTGATCATGGTGTCCGGGCGGAATGTGGAGTTCAGCCGCCAGGAATCGTCCAATATCAAGCAGTTCATTGTAAAACCCTATGACAAGGGTATTTTATCCCGGGGCATCAACGAAGTGCTCTGCCCCCCGGCAAGATCCCATTGA
- a CDS encoding IS4 family transposase — MIGFLQEIINSDQFIKQHRQSPTDFIRKRKLTFSTLIFFLMNMVKGSYQDELDHFFKSIFGFEVVKRVVSKAALAKARMKLKYEAFINLNMRLTSYFYENFKPEQWHGFNLLAIDGTTVRLPRIEAISTHFGAWNPRRGDKCPMARVSQMFDPLNKISVDAIIESKSVGERELAAFHFLNLMPNDLVLLDRGYPAYWLFNLILSRGADFCARIQRKRWKVVRQFYNSGKKEKIISLSAFPSSIKPCKEMGLDLIPLKLRLIRVELDTGESEILITSLLDTQSHPYELFAELYHLRWPVEEDYKTMKQWIEIENFSGKSVLSVYQDFHAKVFSKNLVSALIYPTQAVIDKNTENCIYRYQRNFAQALSKVKDVIPLLFLKPLETVTKLISDIHEIVVKTIEPVRPGRKYPRNFNKRGSRFHYGYQPLR, encoded by the coding sequence TTGATCGGATTTCTTCAAGAAATCATCAACTCTGATCAATTTATCAAGCAACATCGCCAAAGTCCAACCGATTTTATCCGCAAACGAAAACTTACTTTTTCAACCTTGATCTTCTTTCTCATGAATATGGTTAAAGGCTCATATCAGGATGAACTTGATCATTTCTTCAAATCTATTTTTGGATTTGAAGTGGTCAAACGAGTTGTTTCCAAAGCCGCTTTGGCTAAAGCAAGGATGAAACTGAAATATGAAGCTTTTATAAACCTCAATATGCGTTTGACCAGCTACTTTTATGAAAACTTTAAGCCAGAGCAATGGCACGGGTTTAACCTGCTTGCCATAGACGGAACAACTGTTCGTTTACCTCGGATAGAGGCCATATCTACACATTTCGGAGCCTGGAATCCAAGACGGGGGGATAAATGCCCCATGGCAAGAGTCTCACAGATGTTTGATCCTTTAAATAAAATCTCAGTGGATGCCATTATTGAATCCAAAAGCGTTGGTGAACGGGAGTTGGCAGCATTTCATTTTCTGAATTTAATGCCAAACGACTTAGTCCTCCTTGATCGAGGTTACCCGGCCTATTGGCTTTTTAATCTCATCTTGTCCCGTGGTGCTGATTTTTGTGCTCGCATTCAGCGCAAAAGATGGAAAGTGGTTCGCCAGTTCTACAATTCAGGCAAAAAAGAAAAAATTATATCTTTATCCGCATTTCCAAGCTCTATCAAACCTTGTAAAGAGATGGGATTGGATCTCATACCCTTGAAATTGAGATTAATCCGTGTGGAACTGGATACCGGAGAATCAGAGATTCTGATAACCTCCTTGCTTGATACACAGAGTCACCCATACGAACTATTTGCAGAACTTTATCATCTCAGATGGCCTGTGGAAGAAGATTACAAAACAATGAAACAGTGGATTGAAATAGAAAACTTCTCCGGCAAATCAGTTCTTTCAGTGTATCAGGATTTTCATGCTAAAGTATTTTCAAAGAACCTGGTCTCAGCGTTGATATACCCGACTCAGGCCGTAATTGACAAAAATACCGAAAATTGTATTTATCGATATCAAAGAAATTTTGCCCAGGCTTTGTCAAAAGTAAAGGATGTGATCCCTCTCTTGTTTCTCAAGCCTTTAGAGACCGTGACCAAGTTGATATCCGATATTCATGAGATAGTGGTAAAAACTATTGAGCCTGTAAGGCCGGGTCGTAAATATCCGAGAAATTTTAATAAAAGGGGTAGCCGTTTCCACTATGGATACCAGCCGCTCCGTTAA
- a CDS encoding hotdog fold domain-containing protein produces MNGTLKIYNRMSKFPIGNRIFSKIFAFKVPYFSTISPLVTELRSGFCRAKIKDRRKIRNHIGSINAGALCTLSELVGGLAVEASIPSSLRWIPKEMTVQYTKMAKGELTGICSFDPLLLKPGDV; encoded by the coding sequence ATGAATGGCACACTTAAAATATACAACCGGATGTCAAAATTCCCGATAGGAAATCGGATATTTAGCAAGATTTTTGCATTCAAAGTCCCCTATTTCTCAACGATTAGCCCATTGGTAACAGAATTACGTTCGGGGTTTTGTAGAGCAAAGATTAAAGATCGTCGCAAAATTAGGAATCACATTGGCTCAATAAATGCTGGCGCATTGTGTACTTTAAGTGAGTTGGTCGGTGGACTTGCCGTGGAAGCCTCTATACCTTCTTCGTTGAGATGGATACCAAAAGAGATGACGGTTCAGTATACAAAAATGGCAAAAGGAGAACTCACTGGAATTTGTTCTTTTGACCCGTTGCTTCTTAAACCCGGTGATGTATAA
- a CDS encoding GNAT family N-acetyltransferase translates to MDAKKALQLTGRTCHYTMKTNDTYFNLRKATFDDIEFIFQLRIQTMKKDFDNTLGWHEGEQRRRAADEIQHAQIIMMNQTDIGVIKVIPRTKKLHLHQMQILPEYQGRGIGSKLVSQVLDCAKNKKIPVTLLVLKGAAAKRIYDRFGFSVINEYENNYMMRWQPKSLYENDVV, encoded by the coding sequence ATGGATGCTAAAAAAGCACTCCAACTGACTGGAAGAACTTGTCATTATACGATGAAAACAAACGATACATATTTTAATTTAAGAAAAGCAACATTCGATGATATCGAATTCATCTTTCAGCTAAGAATTCAAACTATGAAAAAAGATTTTGATAACACTTTGGGTTGGCACGAAGGTGAGCAGCGGAGAAGAGCGGCCGATGAGATACAGCACGCTCAAATAATAATGATGAATCAAACAGATATTGGCGTCATTAAGGTGATTCCCAGGACCAAAAAATTGCATTTACATCAAATGCAGATTTTACCAGAATATCAAGGACGAGGCATAGGATCTAAACTTGTCAGTCAGGTGCTTGATTGTGCGAAAAATAAGAAGATCCCAGTAACGCTTTTGGTTTTAAAAGGTGCCGCAGCAAAACGCATTTATGATCGTTTTGGCTTTTCAGTAATAAATGAATATGAAAACAACTATATGATGCGTTGGCAACCTAAAAGTCTTTATGAAAATGATGTTGTATAA
- a CDS encoding transglutaminase family protein: MKRSVLSLVMVLLLSGICFAAQPAGTLTFTLAPTVEKDAKHVDLWVPYPMSDEFQTISDMSVSGNYTTSGIYRDPASDAVYLHATWSDLSKAPTCVMQFHITQKDRRNTDIKGNGANFPKVVSKYLGESLFVPAMDPELQKIAATATKGKETTLDKAKALYDWVVENTFRDPAVKGCGLGSPTRTLQQCKGGGKCADLSAVFVTLLRAANIPARDVYGLRLGSPKDGDVTSGFHCWAEFYLPGTGWVMADPADVRKMMLVHKLELKDAATEDWRKFFWGGDNLFRLVLEKNSRGVNLNGADGPIPYFMYPAALVDGKMLNYFDAKNFSYNVNFKADQM, translated from the coding sequence ATGAAAAGAAGTGTATTATCTTTAGTTATGGTGCTGTTGCTTTCCGGCATCTGTTTTGCGGCCCAGCCCGCGGGAACCCTGACGTTTACCCTGGCCCCGACTGTTGAAAAAGATGCAAAACATGTGGATCTGTGGGTGCCTTATCCCATGAGTGACGAGTTCCAGACCATTTCCGACATGTCGGTTAGCGGGAACTACACAACCTCCGGTATTTACAGAGATCCGGCTTCCGATGCCGTATACCTGCATGCCACCTGGAGCGATCTGTCAAAGGCCCCCACATGCGTCATGCAGTTTCACATCACCCAGAAAGACCGGCGCAACACAGACATCAAGGGCAACGGCGCAAATTTTCCCAAAGTCGTATCCAAATACCTTGGAGAATCCCTCTTTGTCCCGGCAATGGATCCTGAGCTGCAAAAAATTGCCGCCACCGCCACCAAGGGAAAAGAGACCACCCTGGATAAGGCCAAAGCCCTCTATGACTGGGTGGTTGAAAATACATTCCGTGATCCTGCCGTTAAAGGCTGCGGCTTGGGAAGCCCGACCCGGACACTGCAGCAGTGCAAGGGCGGCGGCAAATGCGCGGATCTGTCCGCCGTATTTGTCACCCTGCTGCGCGCCGCCAATATCCCTGCCCGGGACGTGTACGGCCTGCGCCTGGGATCCCCCAAAGACGGCGATGTGACTTCAGGATTCCACTGCTGGGCTGAGTTTTACCTGCCCGGCACCGGTTGGGTCATGGCTGATCCGGCGGACGTCAGAAAAATGATGCTGGTGCACAAGCTTGAGCTTAAAGACGCGGCCACCGAAGACTGGCGCAAATTTTTCTGGGGCGGAGATAACCTGTTCCGCCTGGTATTGGAGAAAAACTCCAGGGGCGTTAATCTGAACGGTGCAGACGGCCCCATTCCTTATTTCATGTATCCGGCGGCCCTGGTGGACGGCAAAATGCTCAACTACTTTGACGCCAAAAACTTCAGCTACAACGTAAACTTTAAAGCCGACCAGATGTAA
- a CDS encoding AbrB family transcriptional regulator has translation MERYLLVIVVGTIGGLLAQRFNVPGGAVVGSMLCSGVTVLFLPKGIVLPSSVSTGIQIMLGITLGITVDRSLLTLGLKIMPMAILSTIVLLTVAVCMAFIANKIGLVDFGTALFGFSPGGMTGMAILAQSENHNGSFVAFFHLVRIFTLFLVIPLLVKVVVYLQHKGYL, from the coding sequence ATGGAAAGGTACTTGCTGGTTATTGTGGTGGGGACGATTGGCGGGCTTTTGGCCCAACGCTTTAATGTGCCCGGTGGTGCCGTTGTCGGGTCCATGCTGTGCTCCGGGGTGACGGTTCTGTTTTTACCCAAGGGTATTGTGCTGCCGTCGTCTGTGAGCACAGGTATTCAAATTATGCTGGGCATCACCCTTGGGATTACCGTTGACCGCTCCCTTTTGACGTTGGGACTTAAAATAATGCCCATGGCAATTTTGAGCACCATTGTTCTGTTGACGGTGGCCGTGTGTATGGCGTTTATTGCCAACAAGATCGGGCTGGTGGATTTTGGCACGGCCCTGTTCGGCTTTTCTCCGGGGGGGATGACGGGTATGGCCATTTTGGCCCAGTCGGAAAATCATAACGGATCGTTTGTGGCATTTTTTCATCTGGTGAGAATATTTACACTTTTTCTTGTCATTCCGCTGCTTGTAAAGGTGGTCGTGTATCTGCAGCACAAGGGGTATCTTTAG
- a CDS encoding GNAT family N-acetyltransferase produces MTLIATFKNETPLFEFAFDFDESVPFADYINKLEDWALGKGLPDKSVPNTFLVGVVQGQVVGRLSIRHHLNDFLERIGGHIGYGIIKNYRRQGYGTEMLKQALPICSSLGIKKILITCDTDNLGSQRLIEKCGGVFENTTNDSQLKVQKRRYWVDIIK; encoded by the coding sequence ATGACATTGATTGCTACATTCAAAAATGAAACCCCGCTTTTTGAATTTGCCTTCGATTTTGATGAATCAGTTCCTTTCGCTGACTATATTAATAAACTTGAAGATTGGGCTTTAGGTAAAGGGTTACCTGATAAATCTGTTCCGAATACCTTCCTTGTCGGTGTTGTCCAAGGACAAGTTGTCGGACGGTTATCAATCAGGCATCATTTAAATGATTTCCTGGAGAGAATTGGCGGGCATATAGGTTATGGAATTATCAAAAATTATAGAAGACAAGGTTACGGCACAGAAATGCTTAAACAAGCACTCCCAATTTGTTCCTCACTTGGAATCAAGAAAATATTGATAACGTGTGATACTGATAATTTGGGATCTCAAAGGTTAATAGAAAAATGTGGTGGCGTCTTTGAGAATACAACCAATGATTCTCAACTCAAGGTCCAAAAACGAAGGTATTGGGTTGATATAATCAAATAA
- a CDS encoding HD domain-containing protein produces MKEVSNFIIELDALKLVTRRTYICGGKRLENSAEHSWHLALASWLIAKNMSRNYSIEKLLKLALIHDLGEIDSGDTFLYDKNRDLAANSERTCVNRLANEPGNSIDELSELWDEQETGNSPEAKFLKVVDRLLPFLHNITSDGQAWKDNNINKQQVLDAHNFIGSEEPEIYKWFLENLEQAVENKWLKNS; encoded by the coding sequence ATGAAAGAAGTCTCAAATTTCATTATAGAGCTTGATGCACTCAAGCTTGTAACTCGAAGAACATATATCTGTGGCGGTAAAAGGCTTGAAAATTCTGCTGAACATTCATGGCATTTAGCATTGGCAAGTTGGCTTATAGCAAAGAATATGAGTCGGAATTATTCCATTGAAAAATTACTCAAACTTGCTCTTATACATGACCTTGGTGAAATCGATTCTGGAGATACCTTTTTATATGATAAAAATCGCGATTTAGCCGCAAATAGTGAGAGGACATGTGTAAATCGGTTAGCAAATGAACCTGGAAACTCAATTGATGAACTATCAGAACTTTGGGATGAACAAGAAACTGGAAATTCACCCGAAGCAAAATTTTTAAAAGTTGTAGATCGATTATTACCATTTTTGCACAACATTACAAGTGATGGCCAAGCTTGGAAAGATAATAATATTAATAAACAACAAGTGTTAGACGCTCATAATTTTATTGGATCTGAGGAGCCAGAAATTTATAAATGGTTTTTAGAAAATTTAGAACAAGCAGTTGAAAATAAATGGTTGAAAAATTCCTAA
- a CDS encoding 4Fe-4S dicluster domain-containing protein, producing MENRRQFIKNGLIFCLGTGAAVVATGRAHAFSSRDTGKWGMIIDAARCSGCQSCMVACKLQNHTVEGRFNTRITDQETGTFPNTALDFKADICRHCNPAPCVEACPTGAAFVHPTGIVLTDWQKCDGNGACIDACPYDARFHDPRFNNKTDKCDLCLDRINQGLVPACVENCPSNARIFGRFDKPEGEFADYLSAMSESRCTQSAVHVIKSGKGGSND from the coding sequence ATGGAAAACAGACGACAATTTATTAAAAACGGGCTGATATTCTGCCTGGGGACCGGCGCAGCTGTGGTGGCCACAGGCCGGGCTCACGCCTTCTCTTCCCGTGACACCGGAAAATGGGGCATGATCATTGACGCGGCCCGCTGTTCGGGCTGCCAGTCGTGCATGGTGGCCTGCAAGCTGCAGAACCATACCGTCGAAGGCCGTTTCAACACCCGGATTACGGACCAGGAAACCGGAACCTTTCCCAATACGGCCCTGGATTTTAAAGCAGATATCTGCCGGCACTGCAATCCTGCGCCCTGTGTTGAGGCCTGCCCCACAGGCGCCGCCTTTGTCCACCCCACAGGCATTGTGCTCACGGACTGGCAAAAATGCGACGGCAACGGCGCCTGCATTGATGCCTGCCCCTATGACGCCCGGTTTCATGACCCACGATTCAACAATAAAACCGACAAGTGTGATCTGTGTCTGGACCGCATCAACCAGGGCCTTGTGCCCGCCTGTGTGGAAAACTGCCCGTCCAATGCCCGGATTTTCGGACGTTTTGACAAACCCGAAGGCGAATTTGCCGACTACCTTTCCGCAATGTCCGAATCCCGGTGCACCCAAAGCGCCGTCCATGTGATCAAGTCCGGCAAAGGAGGTTCAAATGACTAA
- a CDS encoding sigma-54 dependent transcriptional regulator gives MTRVFYPGASTKCSAPRQDPIEATMALILIIDDDDNFCDTMKSLVMRMDHDFLAAGTLEQGIQMLGEHAVDILLLDVGLPDGNGLEALSRIKEASTSSPEIFIITGLGDPAGAETAITEGVWDYIVKPTSIKETRASLTRALKYRQERQSRQQAVTLNLDRIVGRSAPMRKCFETMAQGASSCAPVLITGETGTGKELFAQTIHANSLRKDKGFIVVDCAFLTETLMESTLFGHRKGAFTGAVERRDGLVKLADQGTLFLDEVGEMPLSAQKSFLRILQEKRFRPLGDAKEITSDFRLMAATNRDLDAMVENGSFRRDLLYRLRTIHLALPPLRRRGADIEALTRFKVGRLCQENNLNSKKIEQGFFDTLNAYPWPGNVRELFNVLETAFVASGAEATLYAMHLPGDVRIQVARASIEKGQMSQEPENNPTGPGLFFQDNIPGFKDWKQQMEQHYLEQIIAATNGDVKRILTLSGLSKSHFYSLLKKYGVQI, from the coding sequence ATGACAAGGGTATTTTATCCCGGGGCATCAACGAAGTGCTCTGCCCCCCGGCAAGATCCCATTGAGGCAACCATGGCATTGATTTTAATCATAGATGACGACGATAATTTTTGCGACACCATGAAAAGCCTGGTGATGCGCATGGACCATGATTTTCTGGCCGCAGGCACCCTGGAGCAGGGGATCCAAATGCTTGGAGAACACGCCGTGGATATCCTGTTGCTGGATGTTGGCCTTCCCGACGGCAATGGGCTTGAAGCATTGTCCCGGATCAAGGAGGCGTCCACATCCAGTCCTGAGATATTTATCATCACGGGACTGGGTGATCCGGCCGGGGCCGAGACCGCCATCACCGAAGGGGTGTGGGACTATATTGTCAAACCCACCTCCATCAAGGAGACCCGGGCAAGTCTTACCCGGGCATTGAAATACAGGCAGGAGAGACAGAGCCGGCAGCAGGCCGTGACCCTGAATCTGGATCGTATCGTAGGCCGGTCCGCCCCCATGCGCAAGTGTTTTGAGACCATGGCCCAGGGGGCGTCGTCGTGTGCGCCGGTGTTGATCACGGGTGAAACCGGTACCGGCAAAGAGCTGTTTGCCCAGACCATCCACGCCAACAGCCTGAGAAAAGACAAGGGCTTTATTGTGGTGGACTGCGCGTTTTTGACCGAAACCCTGATGGAAAGCACCCTGTTCGGTCACCGCAAGGGGGCGTTTACCGGCGCTGTGGAGCGCCGGGACGGTCTGGTGAAACTGGCCGATCAGGGCACCTTGTTCTTGGATGAAGTAGGAGAGATGCCGTTGTCCGCCCAGAAATCCTTTCTGCGCATCCTCCAGGAAAAACGGTTTCGCCCCCTGGGCGATGCCAAGGAGATCACCAGTGATTTCCGACTCATGGCCGCCACCAACCGGGATCTGGATGCCATGGTGGAAAACGGTTCCTTTCGAAGAGATCTGCTCTACCGCCTTCGCACCATTCATCTGGCCCTGCCGCCGTTGCGCCGTCGCGGCGCAGATATTGAGGCCCTGACCCGGTTTAAGGTCGGCCGGCTTTGCCAAGAGAATAACCTGAATTCCAAAAAAATCGAGCAGGGCTTTTTTGATACCCTGAACGCCTACCCCTGGCCCGGCAACGTCAGGGAACTGTTTAATGTACTTGAAACCGCATTTGTGGCCTCCGGGGCCGAAGCCACCCTTTACGCCATGCACCTGCCCGGCGACGTCAGAATCCAGGTGGCCCGGGCCTCCATTGAAAAGGGCCAGATGTCCCAGGAACCTGAAAACAACCCCACCGGCCCCGGCCTATTTTTCCAGGACAATATCCCCGGGTTCAAAGACTGGAAACAGCAGATGGAGCAGCACTACCTGGAGCAGATCATTGCCGCCACAAACGGGGATGTTAAACGTATCCTCACTCTGTCCGGCCTGTCCAAATCTCATTTTTACTCTCTGCTTAAAAAGTATGGGGTTCAAATATAA
- a CDS encoding HAD-IA family hydrolase, whose amino-acid sequence MPHKPYAGVKELLSSLKSRNLKLGLLSNAYDGAEQRKRILSSGITDFFDAVVISGEVEYSKPSVEIFLYILNQLGFSPEQVIYVGDSEKYDIQGANNTGIQSILLRHKDNFTSELANYSCTSIEELHVQLEEILA is encoded by the coding sequence ATACCGCATAAACCTTATGCGGGAGTAAAAGAGCTATTATCCAGTTTAAAAAGCAGAAATTTAAAACTTGGATTACTATCAAACGCATACGATGGAGCGGAACAACGTAAAAGAATTCTGTCATCTGGAATAACGGATTTCTTTGATGCTGTTGTGATATCTGGCGAAGTGGAATATTCAAAACCTTCTGTTGAAATATTTTTATACATCTTGAACCAACTTGGATTTAGTCCGGAGCAAGTGATTTATGTCGGTGATTCAGAAAAATATGATATTCAGGGAGCAAACAATACTGGGATTCAGTCGATATTATTACGCCATAAAGATAACTTTACGTCAGAACTCGCAAACTATTCATGTACAAGCATAGAAGAATTGCATGTACAGCTTGAGGAAATATTAGCATAA